The Desulfonatronovibrio magnus region TAAACAAAGTCATCTTTTTTAACAGATCCTTTATTGATAAGCTGAAGTACAAGCCTGTCACCAAGATAAGTTCGCCATTCTTCAACCAGATCGCAGGCGAGGGATGGTCGGTCATAGGTTGATGAAACAGGTCTTTTAAGACAAGGCGTTGCAAGAGAGCTTTTGACTATTGAACAGACTGGATAATTACAAGAAAAACTGGCAAGTATTCGATTTAGTCAATTTATAAAATTACCTTCATTGTTTGTTGAATTTATATTGTAACTGGACAATCAAAAGTTTTTCTGTAACAATTATTTTATTAATTTTTTTGCAGATCATTATGTTTTTTAACCAGATCAGATATCAATCGAAATTTATTGGTTTTCTTTCATGCAACAAGGACCGCAAAACCAGAAACTTTTAACTCTCAAGTGAAACAATACAGTTGAAAATATTGGTTGTTCAACTTCAAAATTATTTGGTTGCCCATGTTCATCTTTAAATCGAGAACTGGCAGTTAGAGGGGGATCATGTCTTCAAAGAAAATGACTTTTAAAGATATTTTGAAATCAATGCCTAAAAAAGAGAAACCGGACAATCCACTTGAGGTTCTGCAAGGCAGTACAATTAAAAAGATACCATTTGAAAGCTGGCAAGAAAGGATGTTTTTTTATGGAGGTTGTGATCGCAGGCTTAGGGAGTTTACAGGTTCCTTTCCTGCAACACTTAGAAAAGATCAATCCACACATCCAGTTTTTATTTTGAAAAAAAATACGGCTCAGTCTTTCATGACCTGTCCTTGTACTTCAGTACGCCATAAGAAAATGATTTACATAAAAGCTCGTTGCCCGCTGGATATGACTGGAGCAGAACTTGACCGCAACAGCTATATTGTCAGTAAATACACTTTCAATCTTTCACCAGACCCTGGTTTTCACAGGAAATTGAATCTGGCAGGCATAGTCCCTGATAGATGTCTGAGCAAGCCTATTGGCTGATTTATTTTCCCCTGCCATCGACCCAACCAACACTACCTTGGAAAAAGATATGGAAACACCCGGCAAATCCCTTTCCCTTAATGACTGGCTGCAGACCCAGGAAGGCAATACCTATTTGAGAGAATGCTCAAAATATCTCATAAGGGCCAAAAAAAAGCATATGAGATCCCAGGATGGAGTGCTCTGGGACAATAGTAATGATTTTGAGCAGAAAGTTATGGATCTTTCAACCGAACTCTATCTTTTTTTGAATGATAATCAGAGAACTTTTGATACAATACAGGAAATTATCAGTGCAGGAAATATGAGTAAGGCCATTGGTATTTTATGTTTGAAGTACAAAAATCACCTAAAAGATCTTGAACGAGGAACTCAAGGCAACTTTTTTTCAAACCTTTACCGTAAAATACAGTTATCTCTTTCCAGGCATGATGATTTTACAGTATCATCCCAAAAAGGCATGTCATTTTATGCAGCCTTGAGAGAGGCTGACCTGCCGATTATCCAACAGGACTTTTTTCAAGCCAACAGCATAGAAGACTATCCATATCCTGATAAAGAAAGTAAATGGGAAGGTGAAAAAGATATTGTAGCCTGGGCGGGATTTTTCTGGGACAGGACAAGAGAGAAGTCAGGTTATGATTGTCTGGTTCCTGTCCGGGAATATACCTATTATCTGATCAGTAAAAAATGTGTACATGACGAAACACTCAATTTTGCGGATTCTACATGTCTTGATGAACAAGGTCAGGATGTCTGTATTTATGAGTTTATTGCCGATCCTGACCCCGGGACTGGCATAAGCTCAGAAGTGCTTGAGGATCTTGCCATGGCAACGGTTCAGGGCTGGGATGATAAAACCTGCAAAGCATTTTACCTGTATTATAGTGAACAGATGACTCTTGAAGAAACAGCTGCTGAAGTTGGCTACTCAGGACCCAGTGGTGTGCGTAATATCATTAGACAAGCCATTCATTCTATCAGGGATAAAACTTCAGCTTGGCCTGGATTTTATGAAGACCACATGAACGAAGAAGCCAGCAAATTTTTTCTGGAAACTATTTTTTCACTTTGCAAATTCAGAGCTTTTGACCGTAACTAATGATTAAGAACATTACTGCCTTATGTTTCTCGATTCAAGACATCATAAGGGATTATAGTGTCAAATTTTTTTGAAATAATATTGGAGATGGTTCTATGTCTACTTATGCTGAACCTGCGCTGGATAGAGAATTAACCCAGGAAGATTGGCAAATAGCCTTAAATATTCGAACATGCCCGCCGGATACAATTCTGTTTAAGGAAACAAGTGAAAACCTTACCCGCCATATTCGCTCCTGTTATATGTGTCAGATGAACCTTGAGATTCAGGTTGATAAAACCTGGTCCTGGCCTGAGGTTTATCAAAAGCTTGAATGTGACTCCGGACCAGAACCTGGTCAGGTTAGAAAGATCCGCCCTGAACTTGCTGGATGGGGGCCCAAGGACAGATATTATAATCCCCCGTTAGTGCTAATTCTTGAAGTTGTTGACGAACAAGCTGTAAGGGTAGCGCAAATTTATCCAGGTGAGGAGTTCAAGACTGAGGATGATACTTATCTTGATGGATTCGGATATGCCCAGTCTTGGAATATTTATACCTTGGCTGTTCATGATTTGGAAGGGCTACTTGGCACTATTGATTCGCAAACCGTTCAAAGAATTATACATAACTCAGAGAAGTATTTTCATGCTGAAGAGAATTCCATGATATACCTCTTCAGGTGCATGGAAACTGAAGTAGGTTCTTTTTTCAGCCAGCAGAGCATTTCCCATCTAATTCAAAGTCTTGAGCATGAAGAAACTGAAGAATCTAAGTCTCTCAGGAATCTTGTGTTAAAAGCCATCCAGAAGAATGTGAAAGTGCCCGGTATTGAAAAGTCGCATGATCCCCTGCTTGAAATCGCCAGAATGGAAATGTCTGAGTTGAAGCAGGCTATGCCTGTTAAGTTTGGCATGCCTGAATCTGTATCTGAAGGTTTCAGGAATACACAGACTTTAGCAATGGCAGCGTCTGACAAGGACAGTATTCAGGCCAAGATGATCGTACTTGATGAAACCGGCACGGAGTTTAAGGATTTTCAGTCCGGCCTTGTGACCATCATGTCCACAGATCGTGGTGATGATCAGCTCAAAATATTTGGCAAGGTGGACCCGGACTTTGTTCAGGCTTCTGAAATGTTTGCCTGGTGGGATACTCTAGACGGGTCTTTTCCTGCAGACACTGTAGACCTTTCAGAAGACCATAGCCTGTTTACAGCTTTTTTTCCGGAAATGAGCAGGAAGGATTATCTTAAAGGCCGCCTGATGGTGATTTTTGTGAGCATGGATGGTGATTGATGTCATCAGTGACCCTGAAGAATTTTTCTACATTTGTGCATAAGGGCATGGGTATTCCTCTGGGAGTCAACTCCAGACCAGGAAGTCTGATTCTGCCTCATAGTGATCATGAAACACAAAAATATTCAGAAAGCATAGCTGCTAAACTGAACTGCACCCACCAGAAAAGGTTGTTTGACTATCTGCTTATGTCCTCAGCCCTGTCCTTTCCCGCAAATAATAGGCATCTTGATGTATTGTCCAGATCCATAAACATTAAGAGTTTGGATTTTGGCCTGGAGTGGAATCAAATCCTGGGCATGAAGTGGATGTCCATGCCCCTTGTTCTGGCCGTCAATGGTCAGGGCATGCTGGTGCATGCGTTTTTAGGCATGGGAGATGGCCTGAAGAATGTTTTTCCGGCGAATATTGAGGAATTGATGGATGAACAGTCCAGGCTTGCGGTACTTAAAGCTGCTGAGTTTGTTGGTTTTGCAAAAGCAGAAAGCAGGAACCCAGGGTTCTTTTTCTGGTATCCCTCAATATATGGTATAAAAATATCAGGAGAATCCATTGGCCTTGCCGTTTATGCCGGACTGAAGATGCTTAGAGAGCAGTTGAAATGGCCGAACCTGGTTTGTACCGGAAGTTTTGACGCAAGCGGCATGTTATCACCAGTTAGTCATGTGCCTGAAAAAATGGCCGCTGCCCAGGAAGCTGGATACAAAGGCTTCATATTTCCAGAAGCCGGTACAATAAGTTTTCCGGAATATATCGACATTGAACGAATGCCGGTATCCAATCCGGAAATGGCATTGTGTCTGATTAAAACCTTCAGTCCTGGAAAAGGGGGAACCCATCTTCACTTTTTAAGTTCTATGGGTAATCTTGAGCCTAATCTTGATCTCATGCTGGATTGTGACCTTGAACTGCTAAGGTATCTTGAAGATAAAGATTGTCTT contains the following coding sequences:
- a CDS encoding CRISPR-associated endonuclease Cas1, which produces MLASFSCNYPVCSIVKSSLATPCLKRPVSSTYDRPSLACDLVEEWRTYLGDRLVLQLINKGSVKKDDFV